In Aegilops tauschii subsp. strangulata cultivar AL8/78 chromosome 3, Aet v6.0, whole genome shotgun sequence, one genomic interval encodes:
- the LOC109748927 gene encoding uncharacterized protein has product MAGLNMISPKVISKLQIADEEHEVTGTFQGINPRRSRPKGKITLPVTFGVELNYQTENIIFDVVDLPLPYTRILGRPALAKFMTASHYAYNTLKMPRPIGVISIPSDEKDAIIYVDKMYREAVAAEAAEATVPAKESKGKKKANRDTDSSPTYL; this is encoded by the coding sequence ATGGCCGGGTTGAATATGATTTCTCCAAAGGTCATCAGCAAACTTCAGATAGCAGACGAAGAGCATGAGGTTACTGGTACGTTTCAAGGGATCAACCCCCGCAGGAGTCGCCCCAAGGGGAAGATCACGTTGCCGGTAACATTTGGGGTAGAGTTGAATTATCAGACTGAGAACATCATTTTTGATGTGGTCGACCTACCCCTGCCATACACTAGAATCCTTGGTCGCCCAGCTCTGGCCAAATTTATgacggcatcccactatgcctacaacaccttgaagatgccaaggcccaTTGGCGTCATTTCCATTCCGTCAGACGAGAAGGATGCAATCATCTacgtggacaagatgtaccgggaggCAGTCGCGGCAGAGGCCGCTGAAGCTACTGTCCCCGCCAAGGAAAGTAAAGGAAAGAAGAAAGCCAACAGGGACACTGATTCGtcaccaacgtatctataa